The proteins below are encoded in one region of Silene latifolia isolate original U9 population chromosome 2, ASM4854445v1, whole genome shotgun sequence:
- the LOC141640835 gene encoding uncharacterized protein LOC141640835 produces the protein MTLTLQEKLATVDKLTKKGMIIVNRCVLFKAALESHNHLFFKCPYSATLWQNIMIWMKVLGRTNSLKQEIAWISSRHARRHWKTSWYLGCMHTLVYSLWEERNSRIFQGSEHDVEYMLRRVQYIVCVLLFHVSHKSEENEFLEYLNA, from the coding sequence ATGACTCTGACATTGCAGGAAAAGCTGGCTACAGTCGACAAATTAACTAAGAAGGGTATGATTATAGTTAACAGATGCGTCCTTTTCAAAGCTGCACTTGAAAGCCACAATCATTTATTCTTTAAATGTCCCTATTCTGCAACATTGTGGCAGAATATAATGATATGGATGAAAGTCCTTGGCAGAACCAACTCTTTGAAGCAGGAAATTGCATGGATTTCTAGCAGACATGCTAGAAGGCATTGGAAGACCAGCTGGTACCTGGGATGTATGCACACCTTGGTGTATAGTCTATGGGAAGAGAGGAATTCCAGAATTTTTCAAGGCTCAGAACATGATGTTGAGTATATGCTAAGACGAGTCCAGTATATTGTTTGTGTCCTCTTATTTCATGTATCTCACAAAAGTGAGGAGAATGAGTTTCTAGAGTACTTAAACGCTTAG